GGACATGGCAGGAGATGTGGAAGGACACAGTGGTGGGCAGTGGGACTGTGCAGGGATGCAGTGGAGATGCAGCAGCAGGTGTGGGGATGCAATGGGACAATAGAGAATGTAGTGGGAGATGGGGGAATATGGGGGGACAcagcaggagggctgagctgtgccccCACAGAGCCCGAGTCTGGCAGTgaagagaacagcagcagcagctctggcagctccagctctggcaccgaggaggaggacgaggaagaggaggaagacagCGGGGAGCAGtcagaggacaaggaggaggaggaggaggagaagaggccaaagaggaaggacaaggaagGTTCCCATAAGGCAGTCTTGGGGACCACAGGCAGGTATGCCCTGGGAAGGcagggggctgctcccagcaaaaCCCCCACCTCAACCCCCTGAACTGGGCTCTCCCTGCAGTCCCagtgaagaagaggaggaggaggaaggggcaAAGAAGGCCAAGAAGAAGGTCCCACAGGGGAGGAAGGGCCGTGCTGAAACCTCATCAGAGGCCAGCACCTCCgagagcagctcctctggctctgacTCAGGCTCTGAGGCAGAGGCCAAGCAGAGGAAGGCGGtgagggctgggatgggctgggagagggggcTGCACAGGGATACCTGGACCCCCTGTTGAACTCCCCATCTctgccccactgcagccccccAGCAGCAAGGCCAGCTCCAAGGAGATCTCCCTGCTTGACCTGGATGACTGTGAGTGGCTGCCTGGAACACGCGAATGGCcgtggtggtggtgctggggaaactgaggcatgaGCACTCACCCCAGTGCCATCAGGACTCCAGGGGTCCTTTGGGAGCTGCAAAGCTGGGACAAGAACAGGTCTGGTGAGGGGTCCTTGTCCCCAGATAATGGCTGTGGgacaggcagctgtgcctgttggattgtccccacgtggctgtgcacagggacaGCGTACAGGGTTGTGTCTACACCAATGGAGCtgtgccactgggctgtcctTGTGTGGCTCTCCtcatgggactgtgccaccaggGCTGACCCCACATGGCTGTCCCCATGGGGCTACCCCCATGAGGCTGTCCCCATGGAGTTGTCCCCATGGCACTATGCCACCATGTCTGTCCCCATATGGCTGTCCCCATGTGGTTGTCCCCATGGAGCTGTGCCATTGGGCCCATCCCCATGCCATTGTCCCCACAGAGCTGAGCCACTAGAACTGTCCCTGTGTGGGTGTCCCCATGGGGCTGTGAGCTCTGTTAACCCTTTTCTCTCCCCTCCCCACCTTGCAGTCACtccacctcctccccagcccatcccctCCAGCAGCATCATCTCCACCAGCCTGGTGACCGACCTGGAGGGCCTCACTCTCACTGACACCTCCCTGACACCCACTGTAAGTGTCCCCCATGCCCTCCCTGGGGAGGTCTCAGGCCCTCTGTCACCTGCGGGGGCTCCTGGCCCCTCTGCCACCTGCAGGGGTTGCAGGGAGCCCTCAGGAGCCCGCGCtgtcccctggtgcagctgctgAGCCCGGCGTTCAGTGCAGTGAAGACCTACGAGCTGCTGCACCGCATGGCAGGCGAGGGGCTTGCGGTTGAGTACTGCTTCAGCCGCCGGCCCTTCCCGGGAGACCCCCACATGGTGGCCGTCCAGATCCAGATCTCCAACAACACCGACACCGAGGTGAAGAACCTGCGGGTCAACGAGCCCAAGCCACTGTCAGGCATGCGGATACAGGAGTTCCCTGAGATCGGTACGGCATGGCACGGCACGGCTGTGACGCTGGGGGAGAACGGGGACAAGGGCTGGGTGGGAATGTGGGATGTAGTGGCAGCCCTGTGGTTCCAGAGCACCTGGCgccaggggacacagccactgTGGTGATGGGCATCGACTTCTGTGACTCCACCCAGGCAGCAAACTTCCAGCTGTGGTGAGCATGTGGCACCGGGTGGGGCAGGATGGGTGTCCCAGGGATCAGGGTGTCAGGTGTCCCCCAGAGATGGGGAAAGTGGGATAGGTATCAACATCCCTCCATGTAGCAGGGGATAGGGGACAGCAGAAGCAGGGCATGAGGATGGaggacagcaggacaggcacCAGAATCCTTCCAGGGAAGAGGAGACAGTCAGATGGGCATGGGGTGGTTaggggacaggagggaatgCACAGGCCTCCCTGCAGGCGacgaggaggcagcagcagctccaggtccagCCTGACAGGTTCCCCTCATTCCTGAGCCCTTTTGTGCCACAGTTTCCCCAGTCACTCCTGCCCAGGGCGGGGATGGGAAGCAGGGCATGGAGAGGGGACATATTCTGAGCACATGTCTGTCTCCCCAGCACTCACACGCGCCAGTTCTACGTCTCCATCCAGCCACCCGTGGGGGAGCTCATGGCCCCTGTCTTCATGAGCGAGAACGAGTTCAAGAAGGAGCAGGGTGAGTGgggccagggatggggacagggtgCTGCACGGGCATCCACCAGTGACACTCACCCCCAATTTTGTCCCCTCTGCCGCCCTTGCTGTGGCCTTAGAGCACCTGGCACGGCCAGGTGAGGGTAAGTGGCTGCTCAGCTCGCCCCTAGACTAGCTCTGCTCCCCTCACCCCTCCCTGCACCCCAGTCTGTGGGCTGGGGTGACCACCCTGGTGCCAGGGTGGCCTTGTTGGGTCTCCACAAAGCGTGATGGGCTCATGTCACCCTGGCGCTCCCAGAACTGTGTCTGGTGAGTGATAGCCTGTGTCCCCATGCTTCTGGAGCAGCACATCCCCACCCTGACCCCATGGATGGGGGCTGTGTTAAGTAGGGGGTGCTTggtgccctgcagccccatTGCTTCCACTGTCCAGAGGAGCCCATCCCCAGGGATGTGGCTACTGCCACCAGGCAGGAACATAGGGATGAGCCCAGGAAGGGTAATGAAGGATTCTCCCAAATTCACTGAATCCTGAACCAAGAGCAAGCAGAGCAGCCAGCTCAGGATGTCATGGGGAATGCAGGGAGCTGGAGGGGCTCGCTTTGGGCACATCAaagcagggcccagcagggtGTGTGGCCAGAGATGAGCAGGTGCCTCTGTTGCCTGCTCTAGGGAAGCTGATGGGCATGAGCGAGATCACAGAGAAGCTGACACTGCCTGAGAAATGCCGAAGTGACCACACCATCGTCCAGCAAGTGACCTCGGCTGCCAACGTGGGCCGCGTGCCCTGCGGGGCCAGCAATGAGTACAGGTAGCTGGACCCCCACACCTGGATCAGGCAGGCCCTGTCACATCTCCATTCCCATCCGAATCACAGTGGGGACACTCAGGGCTTCCTTTAGGACGAGGAGCCTGCGTGAACCCAAATGTGACAGTGGCCGTGGGTGGCAGGCACCTGCCTGTCCCCACTGGAGCATCCCCTGGGACCAGAGGGTGACAGGGGACAGCTTGCCTTGAAGCCCCGTGTTCACCACCCAACAGGTTTGCAGCCAAGACAGTGACAAGCGGGAGCCTGGTGCTCATCACCCTGGAGCGGCGGGAGGGCTCCATGGCCCAGCTGACCATCAACAGCGAGAAGATGGTCATCGGCACCATGCTGGTGAAGGACATCATCCAGGCCCTGACACAGTGACAGCTGGGCACTGCCGTGCCCATGGCTCTGCCCTCCCACCCCTTCTGCCCCATGCTGCTCCCCAAAACACTCCCTTGCCCCCGTTTCTGCCAGGTTATTCTCTGCCCCGATCCCAGAAGAGGCGGCAGGCAGCGGCTTTGCTGCTGGGCGGAAGGAGCAGGATGGGGCAGATGGGATGCAGGGAGGTGTCCTACTCGGAAGGGCAGAAGCGGCTCCAGCCCCCACGCAGCACAGTGTGGCCCCAGTCCCTCATCATCCTCTCCCAATGTAACCCTTATTTATTATGTCCAGGAACTCCCAATAAAGCTCTTCTCCAACCTGCTCCCtttccctcctctgctctgTGGGCACATCAACCCCAGATTCCCCcatgctgggctctgccagcctcaCGAGGGCAGCCacaggggacatcaggggaccAGCCATCTCTTAGGTGGCTGGAAACACTCAGTGTGTCCCAGGAATGGGCGGCTGCTGGGTCCTGGAGAAAATCTGGCACAGAGTATCGGGGTGAACCCCtgagggcaggaggtgctcagTTGGACCAGGGATCTGAGCAGTCTTGGGAGGGTTCCAGCTATTTATTCAAGGCAGAATTGCTCATGCTTCGACCGCAGAAATACCTGCTACGTCAGGGCTGGGTCTGTTCTGCAGTGTCACTGGAGGGATTCCTGGGGCCAGCTCGGGGAGGCGTTTCATCTCCAAACTGGGATtacaaaaaaaggaaggaaatctGACTCTTTATTAAGATCTCTCCTCCCAGCACGGGTTGGGTGGGATTTCAGTGAGCACTGGCTCTGTCCATCcaaagctgcagctcagcacagagccaggcCCAGCACCAGAGGCTGAGGATGAGCAAAGGACGTGCAGGAAGGTCTGAATCCCGAACCGCTTCCGCTGCCACAAAAAGGGTGAGGGGCTTTCTGCTTTTTCCGGGTAAGAGATGGAAAAAACCCCTTTATGTTTTCTGATGGGTGAGGAatccctggctggagcagcagcagcgaccaCTGGGTGTCAAGTGCTTGTTCCATAGCGAAAAAGCCCATTCCCATAGGACAggggtgggagctgcagctgcctcacAGGGAGCCACAATGATGCCACCACCCTATTTCCCTTAGCGAGGCCATTTAACCCTTGGGATTCTATCCCTTCATGGGCTCAGCGAGTGACACAGCCTGTGTGTGGAGAGATGCCAGCACACTGAGGCTGCCCTTGGGGACCTGACTTTAACCCCCTGGGGGTCCCATTCCCTCATGGGGGCCTCAGTGAGAACCACAGCCTGtgtgtgggagctgccagcactgaggcGTCTCTGggagggaggctgcagccaggcatcACAGTGCCACCACTCCATTCCCTTTACGGAGGCTGATTTAAGCCCTTGGGAGTGTCATTCTCCCATGGGGAGCCCAAAGAGTGCTGAGCCTGTGtgtggagagctgctggagccaaaGGGGGTCTGGAAGGGATAAAGCCAGCCaccacagcactgccaccacCCATTTTCCCTGGGGAACCCATTTTAACCCCTTTGGGTCCCACTCAGAGTGGGAACACCCAGCCTGTGTGTGGCAAGTGACTGGCACTGTGGTGGCCCCAGGGTTCTGAAGCTGagagccacagcactgccagcattCCAGTACTCAAGAGGAGCTGATTTAAGTCCTTAGGGGCATGATTTTAGCCCTTGGGGATTCCATTCCCCTCAGAGTGGGCTTAGCAAGCACCACAGCCCGTGTGTGGGAGCTGACAGCGCTGAGGTGTCCCTGTGAAGGCTCCAGATGGACACTGCAGTGTCACCACCTGTCACTCCCCTCACAGGGGCTCATTTAACCCCTCCAGGGTCCCATTCCCTCATGGGATGCTCAGTGAGCGCCACAGGCAATGAGTGGGGAGCTACTGGCACTGAGGTATCCCCTGGAGAGCTCCATCCAGGCACCGCAGTGCCATCATCCCATTCCTCTTAGAGGGGCTCGTTTAACCCCATCCCTTCACAGGGGCACAGTGAATGCCACAGCTCATCTGtaggagctgccagcactgaggcTACTCTTGGGGAACCCCTTTTTTTGTCATGGGGTGTCCCATCCCCTCAGAGGGGGCTCAGCGAGTGCCACAACCTGTGTGTGGAGAGATGCTGGTGCTGAGGTGTCCCTCGGGGGCACTGCCACCAACATACTGTCCTCATGGGGGGTCTCATCCATGAGAAGAGCACAGCGAGTGCCACAGCCCGCACATGGAATGCTACTGGCACTAAGGCGTCCTCAGAAGGGTTccagccaggcagtgccaccatTGCATTCCCTTTAGAGGGACTGTTTTAAGCCCTTCGAAGTTCAATGCCCTCACGAGGGGCTCAGTGAGCAGCACAGCCCGTGTATGGGTGTTGCCAGCACTGAGGCTGCTCTTGGGGAGCCCCATTCCCCTTGACAGGAAAGATGTGTGCTCATGTATTTATGAACAATTCCATGGGTGAGAGGATGGGTGTTAATGTCTTTGAAATGGTTCTTAATGGCTCTACCAACTTCAAGCCACAGGTTTGTTAGAGGAACCAGACAGTTTGACTCCTGAAACAAACAAAGGATCTGTATAAGCCTGAGTTTCTGATCTTTGAGGGGAAAATGAGGTGTTTAAAGAGGGAATATGTGGTAGGCGGTTTGGGAAGGCTGTACCTTCCGAGTACCTCAGCTgatggggaaagaaaagaaagagggcAACATGCGGCTGGAAGTTCAGGCTAAAAGGAGGCTGTGCCCTCCAAAACctcaagagagagagagagaaaacccCGCGGACGTATGCCCCAGTGGACAATCTCTCCCTTCATTCAAATAAAGttgcaggactcctctgtctcctttatgGACACTGACTTTTAAAAACACGATTTTCTGCACACCCTCACAGGACACTCGGTGAGCACCCAGCCTATGGGTGGTGAGTGGCCCCAGAGGTGCTGAAGCGAAGACTCAGAACTGCTACCATCCCAGACCCCTCAGAGGGGCTGATTTAAGTCCGTAACTCCTGTCATTGGCCCTTGGGGTCTCGTTCCCTCAGAGGGGCTGATTTAAGTCTGTAACTCCTGTCACTGGCCCTTGGGGTCTCGCTCCCCTCAGAGGAACATGGAGTGTGGCCAGTGCTGAGATGCCCCCAaggggctccagctgggcagtgCCACCACCATCCCACTCCCCTTAGAGGGGCTGACTTAACCCCTCAGGAGTCCCATCCCCTCATGGGGTGTTCAGTGAGCCCCACAGCCCATGAGTGGAGTTTCTGGTACTGAGGTGTCCCCAAGGGGCTACAGTTGGCCACCACAGTGCCACCACCACCCCATTCCACTCAGATTTAACCGCTCGGCCTCTGAGGGGGCTGAGTTAGTACCACAGCCCATGTGTGAAGAAATGATGACACTAAGCCTGCCCTTGGGGACCTCAATTTAACGCCTAGGGGATCCCATTCCCCTCACGGCGGGGGCACAGCGAGTGTCACACCCTGCATGTGGCAGCTGCCAGCGCTGAGGTGTCCCTGGGAGGGTGGCTGAAGCCAGACAGTACAGTGCCGCCGCCACATCCCTCAGAGGGGCTGAGTGAACGCCTCGCATGACCCCACGGTGACCCGCGGGTGCCTGTCCCCTCACGGCGCCCGGGGCGAGGCGGCTCCGCGGGGCTGTGGCGGGAACCGCCCGATGGCGGCGGGCAGCAGCCACGCGGCCGGCGCGTGCTGCGCGCAtgcgccgcggccccgcccctcaGCGGCACCCCCGCCCCTCCCTCCACGCCCTCACTCCCCGCCCCCgcctcggcccggcccggctcggcccggcccggcccataAAAGCCGCGGGCCGGGCTAGGGGCTGCGCCGCTCCCGGTGTCCTCGCTGCGTTTTGGGTTCTTCTGTGCTGCGTTCGGGGACCGCCCGCCCGCCCATAGTGCTGCCCATGGCCTTCCCGCCGGTAAGTGCGAGCACGTGCCGCCTCGCGAGGCCGCCCCGCCACGTGGTTCCACGCGGTGGAGCCGCCGCGGCCGGCGTTCCCGCCCGCTTCGCCGGCGTGGAGAGGGAGCGGGGCGCCGAGCCCTCAGCACGGCGCTGGGTGGGATTCCCCCGCCGCCTGTGGGAGCGCTGCTATGGGATCCCCCTTCCCTGCGGGCTGGCCTCGcggggctcctgctgctgaggTAGCCCGGGGAACGGGGGGGCTGGTGGCGCTCGGAACACACCAACTGACCCTGCCTTCAGGGAAACCGCATCCTAGCCTAGCAACCTCTAATTCCATCCTTCACGGATTACAGGGAGATAAAGCTGGGCTGGAGGcgctgggctctgctgtgcgTGGTGGGGTATATTTTGGCTAGAGTGGGTGCTTGTACTCATGCAAGTGGTATTTTTGCCCACTTCTAAACTGCCCTTTTTTTAGTGTATAAGGTGACCAAAGGTGCTGTTTTATTTGTAAACCGTGTGCTGAAATCTCCGTGTAGCGTTTGGCTAGGACAAGGGGTGACACAGGAGACTCAGTGTGTAACTGAGTATGGACAAAGGTGATTCTTTTGCTGAaaaataggggttttttttaccctttgctgttctccagctgcagccaaTTAACGCTCGTTACTGATGCCTGTGTTAAGGGCTAACGAGgtgtgctggcacctggagtGCTGGTGAGGGACTGCAGGTGCAGCTGTGCACGGGGTGGGAGCGGGGCTCAGGGGAGGGCTCCAGGACCCCGTTACTTCGCTGCAGTTTGTCTCAACCCGAACAGTCTCCCTAAACCAATTAAAACCTTATTCAGCTTTGATAGTCTTCTG
This DNA window, taken from Passer domesticus isolate bPasDom1 chromosome 14, bPasDom1.hap1, whole genome shotgun sequence, encodes the following:
- the AP3B2 gene encoding AP-3 complex subunit beta-2 isoform X4 encodes the protein MGIDFCDSTQAANFQLCTHTRQFYVSIQPPVGELMAPVFMSENEFKKEQGKLMGMSEITEKLTLPEKCRSDHTIVQQVTSAANVGRVPCGASNEYRFAAKTVTSGSLVLITLERREGSMAQLTINSEKMVIGTMLVKDIIQALTQ